One genomic region from Cardinium endosymbiont of Dermatophagoides farinae encodes:
- the rpmC gene encoding 50S ribosomal protein L29: MKYREIQLLSSEECNDKLKQELDYLVKLRFAHSVSPIENPMKIRRARKCIARLKTAQNRLRRQPLEL, translated from the coding sequence ATGAAATATAGAGAAATTCAGTTACTTTCTTCTGAAGAATGCAACGATAAGTTAAAGCAAGAGTTGGATTATTTAGTAAAGTTAAGATTTGCCCATTCGGTTTCTCCGATTGAGAATCCGATGAAGATTAGGAGGGCAAGAAAATGCATTGCAAGACTAAAAACAGCTCAGAATAGATTGCGGCGGCAACCGTTAGAATTGTAA
- the rplN gene encoding 50S ribosomal protein L14 translates to MIQQESILKVADNSGAKTALCIRVLGGTRRRYAHVGDKIVVTVKTANPSSTLKKGTISKAVVVRTRKEVRRKDGSYIRFEDNAIVLIENNNEPKGTGVFGPVAREVRDKKFMKIASLADEVL, encoded by the coding sequence ATGATACAACAGGAATCAATACTAAAAGTAGCCGATAATAGTGGCGCAAAAACAGCCCTTTGCATTCGCGTTTTGGGTGGAACGCGCAGGCGCTATGCCCATGTGGGTGATAAAATTGTAGTAACCGTAAAGACAGCTAACCCTTCTAGTACCCTTAAAAAGGGCACCATTTCTAAAGCTGTCGTCGTTCGTACCCGAAAGGAGGTAAGGCGCAAAGATGGGTCTTACATTCGTTTTGAAGACAATGCTATTGTTTTAATTGAAAACAACAATGAGCCTAAAGGAACAGGTGTTTTTGGGCCAGTTGCGCGTGAGGTTCGAGATAAGAAATTTATGAAAATCGCCTCTTTAGCTGATGAAGTACTATAA
- the rpsQ gene encoding 30S ribosomal protein S17: MLRNRRKEKVGRVTSNKSHKTITVVMDTKAIHPIYGKFVKKATKFMAHDQENSCSIGDLVRIMETRPLSKKKRWRLVEIIERAK; encoded by the coding sequence ATGCTGAGAAATAGAAGAAAAGAAAAAGTAGGGAGGGTCACCAGTAATAAGTCCCATAAGACCATAACCGTTGTCATGGATACGAAGGCCATCCATCCTATATATGGTAAGTTTGTCAAAAAAGCCACCAAGTTTATGGCACATGACCAAGAAAATAGTTGCAGTATTGGTGACCTGGTGCGCATTATGGAAACACGTCCTTTAAGTAAAAAAAAGCGATGGAGGCTGGTTGAAATCATAGAAAGAGCTAAATAA
- the rpsH gene encoding 30S ribosomal protein S8, with product MTTDPIADYLTRIRNAIHAKHSIVEIPASKTKTKLTEVLQEKGYICGYKVVPNGVQPIIKIALKYDTFTKQSAIVKLTRVSKPGLRKYATVAAMPSVINGLGIAILSTSKGIMTDKEARKAHVGGEVLCYVY from the coding sequence ATGACTACAGATCCAATAGCTGATTATCTTACTAGGATCAGGAATGCTATTCATGCCAAACATAGCATTGTAGAAATTCCCGCTTCAAAAACAAAGACGAAGCTTACAGAAGTATTACAAGAAAAAGGATACATTTGCGGCTATAAGGTGGTGCCAAATGGCGTCCAGCCCATTATTAAAATTGCCCTCAAGTATGATACTTTTACAAAGCAATCAGCTATTGTAAAGTTAACGCGTGTAAGCAAACCAGGCTTGCGTAAATATGCCACGGTTGCTGCTATGCCCAGTGTTATTAATGGATTGGGTATTGCCATATTGTCTACCTCCAAGGGCATTATGACCGATAAAGAAGCGCGAAAAGCCCATGTTGGTGGTGAAGTACTTTGTTATGTTTACTAA
- the rpsN gene encoding 30S ribosomal protein S14 — MAKESVKARDRKRRNLVAKYAAKRAALKEQGNYMALDKLPKNASPVRLRNRCNITGRARGYIRKFGVSRLVFRKWALEGKLPGIQKASW, encoded by the coding sequence ATGGCAAAAGAATCCGTCAAAGCAAGAGATAGGAAAAGAAGGAACTTGGTAGCAAAATATGCTGCCAAAAGAGCTGCGTTAAAAGAACAGGGAAACTATATGGCACTCGATAAGCTTCCTAAAAATGCTTCTCCTGTTAGGTTGCGCAACAGGTGTAATATAACCGGCAGGGCCCGTGGCTATATTAGAAAATTTGGCGTCTCCCGATTGGTCTTTAGAAAATGGGCTTTAGAGGGGAAGCTACCAGGTATACAAAAAGCAAGTTGGTAG
- the rplV gene encoding 50S ribosomal protein L22, producing the protein MEATAKLRKLPISARKIGRLAALIRGKNVVRSLAILESKPQQAAVQLKKLLLSAISNWQNHYGIDLEEALIFIKSITVDRAGMFKRIMPAPRGVAHRIRKRSSHVVIVVDSIEHFATLPHEVASDTTT; encoded by the coding sequence ATGGAGGCAACCGCAAAGTTAAGAAAACTGCCTATATCTGCGCGTAAGATTGGACGCTTAGCAGCCCTTATTAGAGGTAAAAACGTAGTTAGGTCATTGGCTATTTTAGAGAGTAAGCCACAGCAAGCTGCTGTTCAGCTTAAAAAACTCCTACTTTCTGCTATTTCAAATTGGCAAAATCATTATGGAATTGATTTGGAAGAGGCGTTGATTTTTATAAAAAGCATAACGGTAGATAGAGCAGGTATGTTCAAAAGAATTATGCCTGCACCAAGAGGTGTGGCGCACAGAATTAGAAAAAGATCTAGTCATGTTGTTATTGTGGTAGATAGCATAGAACATTTTGCTACGCTACCCCATGAGGTCGCCTCAGATACAACAACGTAA
- the rplO gene encoding 50S ribosomal protein L15, which yields MELHTLKPAVGALKHKKRVGRGQGSGKGGTATRGHNGAQSRSGYKRKIGFEGGQQPLQRRIPMYGFKCPSRIEFTPLNLSTLQVLAEKYQVPCIDHLFLRKHSIIGKHEKYKILGGGALTFKLSVAAHRCSAAALQAIQDLGGAVTILPIYE from the coding sequence ATGGAATTACATACACTTAAACCAGCAGTAGGCGCTTTAAAGCATAAAAAGCGTGTAGGTAGAGGTCAAGGTTCTGGTAAAGGAGGCACTGCTACCCGTGGTCATAATGGTGCCCAGTCTAGATCTGGTTATAAAAGAAAAATTGGCTTTGAAGGCGGGCAGCAGCCATTGCAGAGGCGTATTCCCATGTATGGATTTAAATGTCCTAGTCGCATTGAGTTTACACCTTTAAATCTTTCTACCTTACAAGTATTGGCCGAGAAGTATCAAGTCCCTTGTATAGATCATCTCTTTTTGAGAAAGCATAGCATCATTGGCAAGCATGAAAAGTACAAAATATTAGGAGGTGGCGCATTAACCTTTAAGCTTTCTGTTGCTGCCCATCGTTGTTCAGCTGCTGCTTTACAAGCTATTCAAGATCTTGGCGGAGCAGTTACTATATTGCCTATTTATGAATAA
- the rplP gene encoding 50S ribosomal protein L16, whose translation MLQPKRVRYRKTQKGRIKGLSMKGNSLEFGTFGLKALEPSYITARQIEAMRIAITREMKRQGQVWNRIFPDKSLTKKPAEVRMGKGKGAPDSFVAVVKPGRILFELDGVSREVAERAMRLAMHKLPIKANFVVRRDYHVAL comes from the coding sequence ATGTTACAACCAAAACGAGTACGTTACAGAAAAACGCAGAAGGGTAGAATAAAGGGCTTATCTATGAAGGGAAATTCATTAGAATTTGGTACCTTTGGGCTGAAGGCATTGGAACCTTCCTATATTACTGCTCGGCAGATTGAGGCGATGCGTATTGCCATTACAAGAGAGATGAAACGGCAAGGGCAAGTTTGGAATAGAATCTTTCCAGATAAGTCTTTAACCAAAAAGCCAGCTGAGGTAAGGATGGGTAAAGGTAAAGGTGCTCCAGATTCTTTTGTAGCGGTTGTTAAACCTGGTAGAATTCTTTTTGAGTTAGATGGGGTTTCTAGGGAAGTAGCAGAGCGTGCCATGCGTCTTGCCATGCATAAGTTACCCATTAAGGCAAATTTTGTTGTCCGGAGGGATTATCATGTAGCCCTATAG
- the rplB gene encoding 50S ribosomal protein L2 encodes MPLKKLNPTTPGQRFRIAPDFSTVITARKPEKSLLVKTKRTSGRNNRGRITVPHRGGGHKRRARLIDFKRKKLGIPAFVRSIEYDPMRTAYIALLHYVDGEKSYIIAPEGIKVGSKVVAGSDAPIDLGNAMEMKDIPLGTIIHNIELAPGRGAALARSAGSYAQLLSKSGKYVTIKLPSGERRLVLSHCMATIGSVSNSDHDNVTIAKAGRSRWLGKRPRVRAVVMNPVDHPMGGGEGKASGGHPRSAKGLYTKGKKTRNRNKYSARLIISKKKK; translated from the coding sequence ATGCCATTAAAGAAACTTAATCCAACCACTCCCGGTCAGCGTTTTAGGATAGCGCCAGATTTTTCTACCGTTATCACTGCGCGCAAACCGGAAAAGTCACTCTTAGTGAAGACCAAGCGTACAAGTGGTCGGAATAATCGAGGTAGAATAACTGTTCCGCATAGAGGAGGTGGACATAAGCGGCGTGCCCGTCTTATTGATTTCAAAAGAAAGAAATTGGGTATTCCTGCATTTGTCCGTTCTATTGAGTATGATCCCATGCGTACGGCATACATTGCGCTATTGCATTATGTAGATGGTGAAAAGAGTTATATTATAGCTCCGGAAGGCATTAAAGTTGGGTCCAAAGTTGTAGCGGGTTCAGATGCACCAATAGACTTAGGTAATGCTATGGAGATGAAAGATATTCCACTCGGAACCATTATCCATAATATTGAGCTGGCCCCTGGGCGTGGCGCTGCATTGGCCAGAAGTGCTGGGTCTTATGCGCAGCTGCTTTCTAAAAGTGGCAAGTATGTGACCATTAAGTTGCCCTCTGGTGAAAGGCGTTTGGTATTAAGCCACTGTATGGCTACTATTGGATCTGTTTCCAATAGTGATCATGATAATGTTACCATTGCTAAAGCAGGCAGAAGCCGTTGGCTAGGCAAGCGACCACGTGTCCGAGCCGTTGTAATGAACCCTGTCGATCACCCAATGGGTGGAGGAGAAGGAAAAGCTTCTGGAGGACATCCTAGGTCTGCTAAAGGGTTGTATACAAAAGGTAAAAAGACCCGAAATCGCAATAAATATTCTGCTAGACTGATCATTAGTAAAAAGAAAAAATAA
- the rpmD gene encoding 50S ribosomal protein L30: MEKIKITQVRSLIRRPKSQKATIKALGLGRINKPVVVAATPQILGMVAKVNHLVVTEKI, translated from the coding sequence ATGGAAAAAATTAAAATTACTCAGGTACGCAGTTTAATCAGGCGTCCTAAATCCCAAAAAGCTACCATTAAAGCACTTGGGTTGGGTCGCATCAACAAGCCTGTTGTCGTTGCAGCTACGCCTCAAATATTGGGTATGGTAGCAAAAGTTAACCATTTAGTGGTTACAGAAAAGATATAA
- the secY gene encoding preprotein translocase subunit SecY: MNKLFKVIKDIFLIKELSIRIRNTLFFLAIFRIGSIIVLPGIDVTQISGSAKRVFGLLDSFLGGSLSQVSVFSVGVTPYISASIIMQLLSIAWPKIQKIQREGEMGKRKIAQISRILTIFIAIFQSFQYLFIATGSGNVSISRTFFIFISIIILTAGALFCMWLGEKITDKGIGNGVTMLMMVGIVSSFPSALYQEAVYRGSRSMFLFVLELFVLFLIVLTLVAFTQATRKVPIQYAKQLSTSTIYGGQRQYIPFKLNSAGVMPIIFANLLIVAVSFLLGLWKDKFVCLAHISGMLQDITSWLFNLLFAFFIIVFTFFYTAITVNPVQIAEDMKRAGSFIPGVTSGNATARFLDGVLDRITLPGAVFLAIIAILPAFACMAGLSLPFSRFYGGTSLLIMVSSMLETIQQIESYLLMRRYEVIINKGVRA; encoded by the coding sequence ATGAATAAATTATTTAAGGTTATTAAGGATATATTTTTGATCAAGGAGCTTAGTATCCGTATAAGGAATACTTTGTTCTTTTTGGCAATTTTCCGAATAGGTAGCATTATTGTTTTGCCCGGTATAGATGTAACACAAATTTCTGGCAGTGCAAAACGCGTCTTTGGCTTACTTGATAGTTTTCTAGGCGGTTCGCTGAGCCAAGTTTCTGTTTTTTCAGTTGGTGTTACCCCCTATATTTCCGCCTCTATCATTATGCAGCTTTTGTCCATTGCTTGGCCAAAAATTCAAAAGATACAACGTGAAGGAGAGATGGGCAAACGTAAAATCGCCCAAATTTCCCGCATCCTTACTATTTTTATTGCTATATTTCAGTCTTTTCAATATTTGTTCATTGCTACAGGCAGCGGCAATGTGTCTATCAGTCGCACCTTTTTTATTTTTATTTCTATTATTATTTTAACCGCAGGCGCCCTATTTTGCATGTGGCTAGGAGAAAAAATTACAGACAAAGGCATTGGCAATGGCGTAACCATGTTAATGATGGTTGGTATCGTATCTTCTTTTCCCTCTGCTTTATACCAAGAAGCAGTCTACCGTGGCAGTAGGTCTATGTTTTTATTTGTACTTGAACTATTCGTCTTGTTTTTAATTGTCCTGACCCTAGTTGCCTTTACACAAGCCACACGTAAGGTTCCCATTCAATATGCAAAGCAATTGAGTACCAGTACTATATATGGAGGCCAGCGTCAATATATACCTTTTAAGCTCAATAGTGCAGGTGTAATGCCCATTATATTTGCCAATCTTTTGATTGTTGCTGTTTCATTTTTATTGGGTTTATGGAAAGATAAGTTTGTTTGTTTGGCCCATATCAGTGGCATGTTGCAAGATATCACTAGTTGGCTATTTAACCTTTTGTTTGCCTTTTTCATTATTGTTTTTACATTTTTTTATACTGCTATTACAGTCAACCCTGTTCAAATAGCAGAAGATATGAAGCGTGCCGGTAGCTTTATTCCTGGTGTAACCTCTGGCAATGCAACCGCTCGTTTTTTAGATGGTGTCTTGGATCGGATTACTCTTCCAGGTGCTGTTTTTTTGGCCATAATTGCTATTTTGCCTGCTTTCGCCTGTATGGCTGGTTTAAGTTTACCTTTTTCTAGATTCTACGGAGGCACTTCTTTGTTAATTATGGTCAGTTCCATGTTGGAAACGATTCAACAAATTGAAAGTTACCTGTTAATGCGTCGGTATGAAGTAATTATTAACAAAGGAGTTAGGGCGTAG
- the rpsE gene encoding 30S ribosomal protein S5, with translation MILRGRKLKASDYNLEERVVAIKRVTKVVEGGRRFSSAAVVVVGNGDGVVGYGLGKAKELTDAIAKGVEEAKRNLIKVPILRDTIPHGAVGKYGGGHVLIKPAASGTGVIAGGGVRIVLESVGVKNVLSKSQGSSNPHNVVKATFKALLQLRDPLTIAKQRGISLDKVFNG, from the coding sequence ATGATATTACGTGGTAGAAAACTCAAAGCCAGTGACTATAATCTTGAAGAGAGGGTAGTAGCCATTAAGCGTGTTACCAAGGTAGTCGAGGGTGGGCGTAGGTTTAGTTCCGCTGCGGTGGTAGTAGTGGGCAATGGAGATGGTGTGGTAGGCTATGGACTTGGCAAGGCAAAAGAGTTAACAGATGCGATTGCAAAAGGAGTAGAAGAAGCCAAGCGAAACCTCATCAAAGTGCCTATTTTACGTGACACCATTCCGCATGGTGCAGTTGGTAAGTATGGTGGTGGGCATGTGCTGATTAAGCCAGCAGCCTCTGGTACCGGTGTCATTGCCGGTGGCGGTGTGCGCATTGTTTTAGAAAGTGTAGGCGTGAAAAATGTTTTGTCTAAGTCTCAAGGTTCTTCTAACCCGCATAATGTAGTCAAGGCAACCTTTAAAGCCCTATTGCAATTGCGTGATCCCTTGACCATTGCCAAACAGCGTGGCATCTCCTTAGATAAAGTCTTTAATGGATAA
- the rpsC gene encoding 30S ribosomal protein S3, with protein sequence MGQKVNPVGFRVGFIRKPDSSWFASKASYAEKLMEDEKIRAYLDARMAKASVARVLIERAGKKITVTIRTARPGIVIGKSGTEVDKVKEELKKLTKKEVELNIVEIKKPDLEARLVALQIAQQIRGRMPYKRVVKQAVAAVIRSGAQGVKVKISGRLDGAEMARSDEFKEGSVPLHTLRNDIDYTAVEAHTIYGRIGVKVWISRGDVVFHHAQRSAAKSSRIGEKAMASSRERK encoded by the coding sequence ATGGGTCAAAAAGTTAATCCCGTCGGCTTTAGAGTTGGGTTCATCCGAAAGCCAGATTCCAGTTGGTTTGCATCAAAAGCCTCCTATGCGGAAAAATTAATGGAGGATGAAAAAATACGTGCCTATCTAGATGCCCGAATGGCTAAAGCTAGTGTTGCTAGAGTACTTATAGAGCGTGCGGGAAAAAAAATTACCGTTACCATTCGGACCGCTCGTCCAGGCATTGTGATTGGCAAGTCGGGTACAGAGGTTGATAAAGTAAAAGAAGAGCTAAAAAAGCTTACTAAAAAAGAAGTTGAGCTCAATATTGTTGAGATAAAAAAACCAGATTTAGAAGCTAGGTTGGTTGCCTTGCAAATTGCACAACAGATTAGAGGGCGTATGCCTTATAAGCGCGTGGTAAAGCAAGCGGTAGCTGCAGTCATCCGTTCCGGTGCACAAGGCGTTAAGGTGAAGATTTCCGGAAGATTAGATGGCGCTGAAATGGCCAGGTCAGATGAATTTAAAGAAGGCTCTGTTCCACTCCATACGCTTCGTAATGATATAGATTATACTGCTGTTGAAGCCCATACCATTTATGGTAGAATAGGTGTTAAAGTTTGGATTTCCAGGGGTGATGTAGTATTCCACCATGCCCAACGTTCAGCAGCCAAATCAAGTAGAATAGGAGAGAAAGCTATGGCCTCCTCTAGGGAGCGGAAATAG
- the rplC gene encoding 50S ribosomal protein L3, with amino-acid sequence MIGIIGKKIGMTSLYDSKGQKRACTVIRGGPCVVTQLRTKAIDGYQAIQLAYGDKKEKNTIKPLIGHFAKARTTPKQKQVEFRCDEELLQQVALGQVIRIADVFAEGEFIDVVGTSKGKGFQGVVKRHGFSGVGGRSHGQHNRERAPGSVGAASFPSRVFKGMRMAGRTGGSRVKVANLQVVKVLPEKDLIVLHGAVPGANNGYLILEK; translated from the coding sequence ATGATTGGAATCATAGGAAAAAAAATTGGGATGACCAGTCTTTATGACAGTAAAGGTCAAAAGAGGGCATGCACCGTTATTCGAGGGGGGCCTTGTGTAGTTACCCAGCTTAGAACAAAGGCCATAGATGGTTATCAGGCTATTCAGTTGGCTTATGGCGATAAAAAAGAGAAAAATACGATCAAGCCCCTTATCGGTCATTTTGCTAAGGCTCGTACTACCCCCAAGCAAAAACAGGTTGAGTTTAGGTGTGATGAGGAGCTGTTGCAGCAAGTTGCATTGGGTCAAGTCATTCGTATAGCAGATGTTTTTGCCGAGGGTGAGTTTATAGATGTTGTCGGTACATCCAAAGGCAAGGGCTTTCAGGGTGTGGTCAAGCGGCATGGTTTTAGTGGGGTAGGCGGACGTTCTCATGGTCAACACAATCGAGAAAGAGCACCCGGCTCTGTTGGTGCTGCTTCTTTTCCATCCCGCGTATTCAAGGGAATGCGTATGGCTGGAAGAACAGGTGGCAGTAGGGTTAAGGTAGCCAATCTGCAGGTGGTTAAAGTGTTGCCAGAGAAAGATCTGATTGTGCTCCATGGCGCAGTCCCTGGTGCCAATAATGGTTATCTAATTTTGGAGAAATAA
- the rplW gene encoding 50S ribosomal protein L23, translating into MSILKKPLVTEKVSALNKYGVYGLIVDNRAGKQQIRKEIERFYGVTVDKINTMRYAGKSVTRHTKSHVMKGKKPSYKKVLVTLKAGDIIDFYSNF; encoded by the coding sequence ATGAGTATCTTAAAAAAACCGCTGGTAACCGAAAAAGTATCCGCACTGAATAAGTATGGTGTATATGGTCTAATTGTGGATAACCGTGCTGGTAAGCAGCAGATACGAAAAGAAATTGAACGCTTTTATGGCGTTACAGTGGATAAAATTAATACCATGCGTTATGCTGGTAAATCCGTTACGCGGCATACCAAATCCCACGTGATGAAAGGGAAAAAGCCTTCTTATAAGAAAGTTCTTGTAACCCTTAAGGCAGGAGATATTATAGATTTTTACAGTAATTTCTAG
- the rplX gene encoding 50S ribosomal protein L24 codes for MKTTIKKNLKIHIRRGDRVKILTGKHKNEEGAVLKVFPKTYRAVVEGMNLVARHLKPSAEHPKGMIQRQPSPIHISNLMLIDPASGQPTRVGRKHNEAGSLQRYAKKTGNFIKNV; via the coding sequence ATGAAGACAACAATAAAAAAGAACCTCAAGATTCACATTCGAAGAGGAGATCGTGTAAAAATTTTAACAGGGAAGCATAAAAATGAAGAAGGTGCTGTTTTAAAAGTATTTCCTAAAACATATCGTGCAGTTGTAGAGGGTATGAACCTAGTAGCTAGACATTTAAAGCCTTCTGCGGAGCATCCTAAAGGAATGATCCAGAGACAGCCATCGCCTATCCATATCAGCAATCTCATGTTAATAGATCCGGCAAGTGGCCAGCCTACTCGTGTGGGCAGAAAGCACAATGAAGCCGGTTCGCTCCAGCGGTATGCTAAAAAAACAGGAAATTTTATAAAAAATGTTTAA
- the rplD gene encoding 50S ribosomal protein L4, translating into MNLSVLKYTGEAAGRSILLPEEVFGIEPNDHAMYLDVKAILAGQRQGTHQSKERNAVSGSRRKIKRQKGTGTARAGDTKSPLFRGGGRVFGPKPRDYSFKLNRKVKKLARKSAFTYKARENRISILESFSFDAPKTKNYLGMLQNLSFLDSKTLLILPNVDKNIVLSSRNIKQTKVICVDHVNTYDLLHAKRLLIVESAIAPIVEKLRQ; encoded by the coding sequence ATGAACCTATCAGTATTAAAATATACAGGGGAAGCGGCAGGTCGTTCTATTCTATTGCCAGAGGAAGTGTTTGGCATCGAGCCAAATGATCATGCTATGTACCTGGATGTAAAAGCTATTCTAGCAGGCCAGCGTCAAGGAACCCATCAGTCCAAAGAGCGCAATGCAGTAAGCGGTTCTAGAAGAAAAATTAAAAGACAAAAGGGTACCGGTACCGCTAGAGCCGGTGACACCAAGTCACCTTTATTCAGAGGAGGTGGGCGTGTTTTTGGGCCAAAGCCAAGGGATTATAGCTTTAAGTTAAATCGAAAGGTAAAGAAGTTGGCTAGAAAGTCTGCATTTACCTATAAAGCTAGGGAAAATCGTATCTCGATTTTAGAGTCTTTTTCTTTTGATGCACCAAAGACAAAAAATTACTTAGGCATGTTGCAGAACTTGTCTTTTCTGGATAGCAAAACATTGTTGATCCTGCCTAATGTAGATAAAAATATTGTCCTATCCAGTAGGAATATTAAGCAAACAAAAGTAATTTGTGTCGATCACGTCAATACCTATGACCTGTTGCATGCAAAAAGATTGTTGATTGTGGAGAGTGCTATAGCACCTATCGTAGAAAAATTGAGACAGTAG
- the rplR gene encoding 50S ribosomal protein L18 translates to MKVKDKKVERRLKVRKRIRRRLHGTLEQPRLSLFKSNTSMYVQLINDDKGETLLSTSLYKLKIGKNNVAGALALGEAIAEQALAKGITAIVFDRSGYIYHGKVKALAEGARVKGLKF, encoded by the coding sequence ATGAAAGTAAAGGATAAAAAAGTAGAAAGAAGGCTTAAAGTTAGAAAAAGGATTAGAAGGCGTTTGCATGGGACACTAGAGCAGCCCCGTCTCTCTCTTTTTAAGAGCAATACTTCTATGTATGTACAGCTTATTAATGATGATAAAGGAGAAACGCTACTCTCTACTTCTCTGTATAAGTTAAAGATTGGTAAAAATAATGTTGCTGGAGCATTGGCGTTAGGAGAAGCTATTGCTGAGCAAGCGCTAGCTAAAGGTATTACAGCCATTGTATTTGATCGTTCTGGCTATATTTACCATGGTAAGGTCAAAGCGTTGGCTGAAGGTGCTCGGGTAAAAGGTCTTAAATTTTAG